The following DNA comes from Fibrobacter sp. UWP2.
GGAACGACCTGATGCGATACAAGGTCTTTGCCCATCAGAACATCGAAATGAAGAGCATTGTTCGCATGTCCGATACGGTGGGGTTCGTGGGTACCGCCACAGGCGACTGGATTATGGACAATACTAAACACCGCATCGGTGGTCCAATCCTCATTGCAAATGACGTTAAGTTTGCGGATGGTTCCGATACCTTATATAAAGGCCCCGTACGTATATTGGGAAACGTCAAAAATACGAACCCTCAGAACTATAAAAGCAATAACCTACGTGTGCCTCAGTGCATTAAGGGAACTACGTTTGCTGGATATACCGATTATGTAGATCAAAGCAGGTATTATGCAGGAGACAACTATGGAAGCTGTCCACCCTCTGTTCCCGCTGTAGGTACGCATTTAACCATTCCGAATTATTCTGGTAGCTCCTATGCGCAAACCCTTGGCGCCGTAGAGGCGAATCAGTCCGGTCCGAAAAGCATTGTCGTTCCCGAAGGAAAAACGGTTTATGATATTCACGTGTCGAGCATTCGCTTGGTGAATGGCGGCACCCTCTATATCGATATGCCTGCGGGAGGACGCATTACCCGTATTTTCGTAGATAACTTTGAGACCTTCCAGGCAGGGTCCTCCATTAGAGTCCGCTATAAGCAGGCGGATGGCTCTTACAAGGTTGTTCCGAACAAAAGCTATACGGGTAACGTATTGTTCTATTCGCCCAATAAAATTGTCTTTGACGCTTTGGGACAAAATGATACCTTGCAGGGCAACTTCCTCTCTGCTGACGAAATCCGCATTAAGCAGCACATGAACTTGGCCGGGCAGTTGCTTGCCGAAAATATTTACATCGACGCCGAATTTTCTGGCGAATTTATTTACGTTCCCTTTAACCCGTCCAAGGTTACCGCCAAGGGTATGGGAGAAATGTGGGAAAACAAGGGCAAACAGGAAATGTCCATCACGTTGTCCAAGACGACAATTTCTGATGTCCACTTGAACTATTGCTTTGTGTTTGATGGCGACAATAGCAAGAACAGGACGAATTCCACTGAAGCCGAAGCAAATCGCGCAAGCGTCGAAGATCTAGAAAATACCACGGGTGTTCCCCTGTGCGGATCGGGCAGCGCAACCCTGTCCATTTCTGCAGGCGCTATTTCTCCGAGCACCAAGGTGATGCTTCCTATTCTCTTTGATAATGTGGACGAATACGATGAATACTTTACCTTCCGTGTATTAAGTATTGATGGCGCTGTGGTTGAGCTTCCCGATGGGACGACCGGACTTCAGGGTGACTTGAATGTGGTTATCCACGATGTTCCCAGGTCTCCGAAGAGTAAAGATACCACATTCAAAGCGATTGAAGACAATGTATTCTTGTTTGAAAAGTTCCCGGCTCTTACTAGCGGCGGTGCGGTTTTGGAAAGCTACAAGGTTAAAATCGAAAAATTGCCTGGCCAGGGGACTTTGACGCTTGCTGGCGTTGCCGTTGCTGAGGGTGATGAAATATCTTCGGAATCATTGACGACCCTTGCTTATAGCGCACCTCAAGATAAATTTGGCGAAGCGTATGCCACGTTCAAGTTCCGCGTCATTGACGGGAATGGGTATAAGTCCGATAACGCTTACACGGCGACAATCGACGTGGCTCCCGTGAACGACGCCCCGGTTGCAAGGGATACCACGATTACCTTTGGTGAAGTCAGCAAAACTCGTAAAGGCGTAATTCCGGTAAACAACATCGATGTCGATGACACGGAATTTACCTTTTCGTTTGATGCCACGAATGCTAACTATGCCAAGGTGAACAGCCTGTATACAATCAACAGTTCTACGGGTGTGATTTCGGTAAAGAGCGGTAAGACGCTGAACTACGAATCGACCGATAGCGTTCTTGTGATTCCTGTGATTGTTACGGATAAGGCTTCTACTACGGGTGGTGTGGGAAAGCTTGCCGGTACATCTGTCGTGACCATTAAAATCATTGATGAAAACGAAAATCCCGTTATTAACCCGCAGACCTTTAAGGTTGATGAGAATTCTCCCAACGGAAAGGTCGTGGGTACGGTAGTCGCAACCGACCCGGACCGCTCTACGGTTTCCTTCGGCAAACTGACCTATTCTATTCCCGTCAACGACGACTCGAATACTTCTAATGACGTGCCCTTTGCCATTAACACGAATACGGGTGTTATTACCGTTTCGGATGTTACCAAGTTGGACTACGAAACGAGCCCGACCTTTAATATTACGGTCAAGGTTGTTGATGGTGGAGGCAAGTCTGCGACGGCAGTCGTTACGATTGACCTGAATGACCTGAACGAAAAACCTCAATGGGACGACGGAAAGGATATTTACGAGGTCTTTGAAAATACTGCCAATGCTACCGTCATTGCAAAGATTGAAATCGTGGATCCAGATGCCTCTGACAAGGCCGACGTGAACCAGTTTATTGCCACTCTTGCCGACAAAAAAACTTCTACGGCAGATGGCAGGCTTCGTGCCCAGGACCTCTTTGGAATTGCGGTTGCCAAGGATACAAGTACAGGTAAAATCTACACGGTTATCTCGGTGACCAACCAGGCGAAACTTAACTACGAAGCCATCGATACTGTATTCAATGTGACCTTGACCTTGACAAACCATGCCGGTGCTACGGATGCCAAGACCCTTACCTTGGATCGCCAGATTAAGGTGAAGGACGAAAACGAAAAACCCGCCGTTGCCAACAAGACCTTCAACATTAAGGAAAACCCGAAGGTCGGTAGTTCGGTGGGCACCGTCACCGGTACGGACCCCGATACGTACAATGCGGTTTATAGCAAGCTCACCTATAGCCTGTTTGATGCCGCCGGGTTTGCCGGGCTTTCTAGCAGCTTCAAGATAAACAGGAACACGGGCGCGATTACCGTTGCCGATAGCACCCAGTTGAATTTCGAAAAGTATTCGTCCATCAAGATCGGCGTTCAAGTTGTGGATGGCGGAAATCTCAAAGCTGCCGGCACAGTGACCATCAATATCTCGAACATAAACGAAAAACCGGAAATCGGCTGCAAATCGGGTGACTCCAATTGCAACGGACCTTTCAAGGTTAACGAAAACAGCAAGACGGGGACGCCGATACACGAATTTGTTGTTAGTGACGTGGATGCCGGCGACTTGGAGTCGGTTACGGCGTCCATTAAGGATAATGGCTCGACCGGTGCCGACAGCTTGTTTAGCGTGACTCTTGAAGGTGGAATTTTGACCATTGTCGTGAAGGACAGCGTGAAACTGGATTACGAAAAGGTCAACCCGGCTCACGAGGTGGTTGTCACGGTGATTGATGCGGGTGGCCTCACAGACACGATTATCCGTATCATCAACGTAATTGACGTGAACGAGGAACCGACTGTCGCCGATGCCGAATTCACGATTGAAGAAAACCTGGCCGTGGGAGACTCCGTGGGCGTGGTGCAAGCCTCTGATCCGGATGTCAAGAATTCTGATTACGGAACGCTTTACTACAGCCTCTTTGACGACGCTGCGACGACCCCGAACGCTTCGAAGTGGTTTGACATTGACTCGAACGGCAAACTGACCGTCAAGGACAACACGCACTTGAATTACGAGGAAGATTCTGTCATTGTGGTGAAGGTCCGCGTAACCGACAAGATCTACTCTGATACGGCTACGGTTACGGTCCATTTGAGCGACGTGAACGAACCTCCGTTCATTGACCCGGATGATGACCCCGATATTCCGCCTGACGACAAGAAGTGCGTGGCGAATTGCGACGAAAAGCCGACGGATCCTGACGATCCTAAGATCCCCACGTACGAAATCAAGGAAAACGTGCCTACCAAAACGGTTGTGTTCGCCTACGTTGTCAAGGATGTGGATGCCGGCGACTTGGCCGAGTTGACACCGACTTTGAAGGACAACAAGGGGACAGGCGTTGATTCCCTCTTTGATGTTGTCATAGAGGACCTCACGGACACTTCCCGCAGGGTGGTGGTTTTTGTGAGGGACAGCGCCAAGCTTAACTTTGAAAATGTGGAACCTTCGCATAGCGTGACCGTGATTGTGAAGGATCCCGATGGAAGCGCGGACTCCCTGGTCTGCGTGATCAACGTGGTCGACGTGAACGAAAAGCCGACCGTCGCCGACGCTGAATTCAAGATTGACGAGAACCTGGCTGTGGGCGATTCTGTGGGCAAGGTGGACGCCTCCGATCCGGATGTCAAGAACGCTGCCTTCGGTACGCTTTATTACAGCCTCTTCGACGATCCCACGACGACTCCGGGTGCTTCGAAATGGTTTGACATTGACTCGAACGGCAAGGTTGCCGTCAAGGACAACAAGCATTTGAATTACGAGGAGGACTCTGTCATTGTGGTGAAGGTCCGCGTGACCGACAAGACCTACTCTGATACGGCTACGGTTACGGTCCATTTGAACGACGTGAACGAAACTCCGAAGATTATCCCCGATGATGACGACGACGGCGATGACGACGAAAAGGACAAGTGCGTAGCCAACTGCGATAATGGCGATGACGAAAAGGGCACTCCGGGCAGCGACAAGAACTTGACGGTCTCTGTGAACGAGAATGTCCCCACGGGAACGCCGGTCATTGCGTACTATGTCGAGGACGAGGATGCTGGTGACGTCGCCCAGTTGGTCCCGAGTATTGTGGACAACAAGAAAACGGGTGTCGACAGCCTCTTTACGGTGGATCTCCAAAAGGAAGGCGACCGTTACAAGGTGGTGGTCTCGGTCAAGGACAGCGCCAAGCTCGACTACGAGAAGGTGGAACGCCTACATGACCTTACCATTGTGGTGGAAGACCCCGATGGCAGCCGGGACTCCGTGGTCCGCAGGATTGTGGTCAACGACGTGAACGAGAACCCGATTGTGAACAAGCAGGAATTCGTGATTTTGGAACATACCAAGAGCGATACGGTTCTCGGGAAGCTGGAATGGGATGATATTGACCTTGTTGAAAAGTTCCGCGACAACGTGTTCAGCGTGATTGGCGGGGATTCGGCCGAATTCGCCATTGCAGAAGACGGTACGATTTCGGCGAAGCATGAGTTTGATTACGAGATTGGCTGGGTTGATGACTCGACTTGGTTCGGCTTTGGTTGGGAAGGCGCCAAGGATTACACCCGCCGTGATACGGTGTTTACCTTGATTGTTGCTCTCACGGACCGCAGGGACCCGACTCTCAAGGATACTACGGAAGTGGTTGTCCATGTGCACAACGTGTTCGAACCGCCGCACCTTACTACGACGGAACTCGCTGTTCCTGAGAATAGCAAGGATTCGACGAAGATTGGAACGTTGGAAGGCGTGGATCTGGATGGCCCTTACACCGTGTTCTCTTATGAACTGGCCGATTCCTCCGATTACGTCTACGTTGCACCCAACGGGGATGTGTTTGTCAAGGATAGCACGCTTTTTGACTTTGAAAACATAAAGTCGTTCGACATCAAGGTTCGCATCCAGGATCCGGACGGCTCTGCATCGGTGGGGACCGTGACCATCAAGATTACCGACGTGAACGAGGCTCCGAAACTGGACAACACCACGTTCGAGGTTGCCGAGGACGCCGACAAGGGAACTGTCGTCGATACGGTCAAGGCGAAGGACCCGGATGTGAACAATCCCGAGTTCAGCAAGCTGACTTACGCACTTGTGGGCGAGAGCGATGTGTTCGAGGTCAAACCCGACGGCTCTATTGTGGTGATTGGGGAACTGGATTACGAGACGACCCCGGTTTACACCATCCAGGTGTCTGTGAACGACGGCGAGTTTACCGATACGGCTGACGTGACCATCAAGGTGACGAACGTCGTAGAACGCTCCTATGTTGAAATCACGAAGGCAGAAAGCAGCGATACGAGCTGGGTGAAGCCCGATACGATTTACACGAACAAGACCGAACTGGAAGTGTTCTGGAGGGAGTGCGCCAACGAGAAGCGCCTGGAAAACTGCAATGTCCAGCAAGAGACTTCTACGCTCAAAGAGGGCAAGAACGTCATTATCAAGACTTACCAGGATCCGACCACGGACAAGCCTGGTGCCGATACGCTGATTGTTTATTACAGCAACTCTGCGCCGACGGTGACGGTCAGCGCCTCTGTTGACGCCATCAAGGCAAAGAACATCTACTCCATTGTGGAACAGACGGATGCCGCCGATACCAACGTTTACGTGAACGAGACCAAGAACGAGGTCACGGTCACGGTGAAGGACCCTGTGACCAAGACGGATACGACGTTCGTAATCAAAGTCGACCTTGCCGATACGGTTACGGTGCCGTCCAACACCTACTCGACGCTTTCTTCGATTGCGGAGAGTGGTGTCGCCTTGAATTTGGATCCTGAATCCAAGGTGGTCCGCGTCCCCGATAACGGCAACGTGGTCAAGGTGCATTATGCCGAAAAGGTGAACGGCAAATCGGTGGTGGTACACTACGTGACAGACAACGATGGCGAAGTGCTCAAGACTCCTGTGGAAAACAGCAAGGGTCAGGTGGACTCCATCGAGGTCATCACAGTCTCTTACGACATGACTATTGGAGGCAAGAAGGTGACCGTCTCTTACCAGGCCGACGCCATTACGGGGGCGGCGCTGTATAAGGATGCCGAGGGCAACCTGATGACCGCCTCTGCCGCCGAGTCCAATTCCAAGAAGGTGGATGCAGGCATGTTCTCGGTCACCTACGAAGCCGAAAGCGACGGGACCGCCTTGCAGGTCGCCTACGTTGTGAACGAAAAGGGTAACCTTGTGAAGAATGCCACGGGCGACCTGGGCTACTCGGTGTCGTACACCTACGTGAACGTTTACGGCAACGCCTCCACTGGTGCGGTGTTCATTGTGCTGGACCAGATCGGGCCGAAGGTCGAGATCATTTCCCCGGTGGATGGCGATATTGTTTACACCAACTTTATCAACGTGGTGTGGACGGTCAACGGCGTTGAACAGGATTCCTTGAACCTGCAGGGCCTGGACAAGGGCGCGAACGTGATTGTGCGCTACTACCAGGACAAGGCCGGCAACATTGCTGCCGATACCATCTTTGTGGTGATGAAGAATGCCAAGGATGTGGCGATCAGCATCGAAAAGCCTGTTACGATCCTCAATGCGGACTCGGTACAGAAGTACTATGCCGACAATCCGCCTAAAGAGGGCCAGAACTTTGCTGTAAGCTTGCTGAATGTCAAGACCCAGAAGGAGAAGGAAACCCTGATTGGCGGCTCCTTTGAAAACAAGGAAGGCAGTGGCGAAGAACCGTATGCCGGCTTGGGAACCCATTTGGGCCCGACCCTTGGTGTTGACGTGAAACTGCCGGTCATTAGTGCCGTGGGTGGTCTCGCCACCCTGGACGACCTGATTGACGACGATGGCCTGGTGTTCCTCGAAGACGTGGAAGCCGGCGAGAAGATGCCCGTGGCCGAGTATGTCAATGAGTACTGCACGGAGGAGTTCGCCGACTCCTATGACTCGGACTTTAGCAAGAATAGTCTCTACAAGACGGTCATCAAAGTGAAAATCTGGATCTACACGAGCCTGGGCGGATTTGTGGACTACTTCACGTTTAAGCAGAGCCTGGACGATCCTGATTTTGTGGATGAATCGGGCCTCCTCAAGATGTACTTTGAAATGAAGCCCGACAAGAACGGCGATGTGCGCACCATTAGCGGCCGCCTGTACTCGACGGGAGCCTATGTGTACAAGACGGAGGTCGAAATCAATTCCACCTTGCAGTGTACGCTGTACCCGAAAAAGCCCAACAACGACCAGCAGAAGGGGATGAAACGCAAGTCCTCCGACGAATTGCTGAAGCCGTTCGGCTACAAACGACCTGAAAAACGCTAGTTGACTGCTCAAAAACGCTGTTTTTTGGCAACAAGCCCGCCACAAGGCGGGCTTGTTTGTTCTATATCACTTTGTGACGGCAGAACCTTCCTTTTGGGCAAAAAATGGACTATTTTAAAGAGGAAGATTGCATTGAAAGAGGCCCTATGCAGCACATTTTTTCTCTTGTCCGTTTTGTCCCGGTCTGCCTGTTGATTCCGGGTATGGTTTTTGCCGCCTCGGCGGTGGGTAAGGTTCGCCACTCCATTGGTGATGTCCAGAGGCAAAAGGCTGAACAAAAGGATTGGTCTGCCCTCAAGGTGGGCAGCAAAATTTTCCAGACGGACTTTGTGCGTACAGGCGCCGAATCTGTTGTGGGCATCAACTTTACGGACGGGACCTCCATCAACATCGGCGAAAATACCGAGGTTGAGATGTCGAATCTGTTCGAGGAAATTGGGACGGGGGCCTACCGCACGCGCTTGAACATCAAGAAGGGCTTTGTGGACTTTGACGTCAAGAAGCTCATCAAGGAATCCACCTTCCAGTTCAAGACTGGCACGGCGACCGCCTCGATTCGCGGTACGAGTGGCTTTATTGGCGGCGAGGATGGCGCGTTTTATGCGAGCCTTGCCACGGGTAAGTTTGACATCCAGCAAAAGGACGACGGTCCGGTGATGCCCGTGGTGGCGGGCGAGACCATGTTCGGTACGGACTCCCTGGTGACCATGAAGCTGAAGTCCTCGGGCGACAAGCGCTTTGCCAAAAAGCTTGCCGGCATTGTAAAGAAGAACGCCAAGAACGTGCAGTCCATGATGAAGGAAGTGAAGGAGGCCGATGAAGCCCACCAGAAGGCGCTCCTCGAAAACAATTTTGCCATCACCACCAAGTCCCCGGCAAATGTTTGCAACGAAGGCCTTACCGTGGACGGCTCCTACACGGCATCGGATCCCAAGGCGTCCTTGGTGATGATGATTGGTAAGTCCTACACCTCTGACAACCTGATTCGCGCCACGGACGGCAAAAAGCACTCCTTCTCGCAGAAGGTTTCCGTGAACGACGCCAACAAGCTGTGGACCGAGAATCAGGTGACGTTCGTGTTCAAGGCTGCCGGGAATACCGAGACGCAGACCATTGAGATGGACGTCAACAAGACCTGCGCCCAGGTGAACCAGGTGTCGCCTGCGATTAAGTTCCTCTCTTACGATTCCATTGCGTGCAACATGCATGTGTCGTTTGCCAACATGCAGGACGACGCCGGTATTTTAACCATGTCGGTAGATGGAACCCCGGTCGCGGAGGAACCCGTTACAAAGAACGAACAAAAAAAATACAAGCTCACAAGCGGTGAGCATGTCTACACCTTCGCCTTGAAGGACCAGGCGGGCAACGACGCCGTTTTTGAGAAGCGGTTTGGCTGCTACTCGGTGAAGCGCTTTAACATTGATGTATATGGCAAGGCGAAGGAGGAGGTGAAGGTGCCGCCTCCGCCGGTGGGGATGCAGGATCGAATTACCAAGACATTGCAGTTTAAGATCAAGAACCCTGAAAATGATCCGGTGTTTTTGCACAAGGTGACCATTAAGCAAAACGGAAAAGTTATTTTACAGGAAACGCTGGGGCAGATTCAATCTTTGGATTACCAGGTGCCGGTAAACTTGGTTCGTGGAGCCCAGAACCGGTTCGATATCGAGGTTGTCCATAAGAGTGGTTTCAAGGCTAAGGCGCAAAAGGTCTTTGAGGTCCGGTGATGGCAAACTTTTTGAGGTTGGTAGGATGTATTTTGACTGCTGCTCCGCTGGTTTTTGCGGAAGCAGCAGCTTCTGTTTCTACGGATTCTACTAATGTGGCTCAGCCAGAGGCGGTTCCCGCGCAGCCTGCAGAACAGCCTGCGGCTCAAGCTGTGGAGCAACCACCCGCACAGCCTGAGGCCGAGGCGTCCACGCCCGAGGAACCCCAGTTGGCCAACAATCTCGTCGCCAGGACAATGTTGGCGGGCGAGGTCTCTGGATTTTTGAAGGCGGAAAACTCCCCGTACCTGATTACCGAAACGATTGTAGTGCCCGAGGGCAAGGCGCTTGTGGTCGAGGCGGGCGTGGTGATGGAGTTCAACTCCGGTACGGGATTGGATGTTCAGGGCGGTTCCTTGGCGATTGTGGGCGAGCTTCAAAAGCCCGTTTCGATGCAGGCGGCTCCGGGTTTTGCCTCCTGGAACGGCATCTCGATTACAGGTCCGCATAGCGCCTCGTTGCAAAATGTGGACATTAGCAATGCCGAGATTGGCGTGGCTGTAGAAAACGGCATGCTCGAGATGAAGAACGTGAGCGTGGAGTATTCGAAGTCTGTTGGCCTTTATGCCCGCGGCGCCTCGGTGGACTTGCAGTGGAGCGCCTTCCGCTTTAACAGCGGCGTGGCGGTATGGGCCGCGGCAGATGCCTACGTGACCATGGAGGCGACCCGCCTGTTCAACAACCGCGTGGGTGTGTTGGCAGGGGAGAACTCCCAAGTTTCAATGCAGACTTCCAAGATAGCCCATAACGACTTTGGCTTTGTGGACATGGAAAACAATAAGGTTCGCCAGCTCCGCTCCCAGATTGAGCAGAACAAGGTGGGCTTGCTGGTGAACGACATGCCCTCCGATGACTTGAAGAAGGTGACCCAGCAGAACATGATGAACCTGGCGCAGGGCGTGGGTGCCGTTGTGGCGACGCTCCGCGAGGAGCCGAGGAACCCTTATGCGGAGATCTTCCGTGCGGGGACTCCCAAAAAGGAAAACTTTAGCGGCGAAAACGAATGGACCAAGAGCGGCAAGGTCGGTGCCACGGTGGGCTACCATCACGTGATGGCGCACGACAAGAACGTTTTCCAAGTGCCGGGCTTGTTCTCGGAATTGAACGCGTACCTGCTTTTTGAATCCAGGGACGGACGCTCCCTTGAGTTCTCGGCGAACTTGACTGGCGACGACTGGAACCATTTTGACCCGCAGAACGTACTTGCGGTTTACACCGACAAAATGCAGCGCTTGGCGGTGGGTGATGTGTACCTCTCCGCTGGCGAAACCTACCTTTCGGGTTTAAACGTGCTGGGGGGCTCTTACGATTTGAACCTCTTCCACAATGCGGCGCGTGACCCCCTGTTTGTGGTCTCCGTGTTTGGTGGCGAATCCCAAGAGCCCAAGCTGGTAGGCGAGCGGAATCTCGACGTTTACAAGGACTACATTGAAGACGGCGAGGCGGAACCTCAAAAACTGATGGTGGGCGGCAAGCTCCGTTGGAACATGCATCGTCGCTTTAACGGGACGCTCGGCTTTATTGGGAGCAAGGATTACCTCGAAGATCCGTTGTTGCGCGATGGCGGTGGCCGTAGCGACATGAACACCTCTTCGCCAATGCAGTCGTCCAAGACTTTCTTTGCCGATGGGAACTGGCTTGTGTTCCCGGGCGACATCCAGTTGAACGGCCAGGTTGCCTTGGGCGCCGCCGACACGGCGAATGCCTCGCTCCAGAGGGCGATTAACGAGGTCTTTGTGACCGCGGGCCTGGATGCCTCGAACTTGGCGAAGTTGCGCCGTCTTATGAACAACCCGACGCTCGTGGATATCATGACCGAGGCAGAACTCGAGGAGTTCTTTGGAGACAACTCCATGTTGTCCCGCACCGAGATGCAGGCAAAATTGAAAAAACTTTTGAGCCAGGCGAAGTCCTTGAAGAACGGCTACGAAAAGAAGGGTGACGACCCTGCCGAGTTCAAGAACTGGGACGGGCAGAACTTTGCCTTTATGGGTTCCATGCGCTGGGACCTGGGCAACACGATCCTTTCGGGTCATTTGCGCTTTGTGGGGGCAAACTTCTATAGTGCCGGTTCCCCCGACCTGTTGCAGAACTCCCGCGAGGCGTACGGA
Coding sequences within:
- a CDS encoding FecR domain-containing protein → MQHIFSLVRFVPVCLLIPGMVFAASAVGKVRHSIGDVQRQKAEQKDWSALKVGSKIFQTDFVRTGAESVVGINFTDGTSINIGENTEVEMSNLFEEIGTGAYRTRLNIKKGFVDFDVKKLIKESTFQFKTGTATASIRGTSGFIGGEDGAFYASLATGKFDIQQKDDGPVMPVVAGETMFGTDSLVTMKLKSSGDKRFAKKLAGIVKKNAKNVQSMMKEVKEADEAHQKALLENNFAITTKSPANVCNEGLTVDGSYTASDPKASLVMMIGKSYTSDNLIRATDGKKHSFSQKVSVNDANKLWTENQVTFVFKAAGNTETQTIEMDVNKTCAQVNQVSPAIKFLSYDSIACNMHVSFANMQDDAGILTMSVDGTPVAEEPVTKNEQKKYKLTSGEHVYTFALKDQAGNDAVFEKRFGCYSVKRFNIDVYGKAKEEVKVPPPPVGMQDRITKTLQFKIKNPENDPVFLHKVTIKQNGKVILQETLGQIQSLDYQVPVNLVRGAQNRFDIEVVHKSGFKAKAQKVFEVR
- a CDS encoding cadherin domain-containing protein, giving the protein MKGFSFSGAGSSDAQARYWNDLMRYKVFAHQNIEMKSIVRMSDTVGFVGTATGDWIMDNTKHRIGGPILIANDVKFADGSDTLYKGPVRILGNVKNTNPQNYKSNNLRVPQCIKGTTFAGYTDYVDQSRYYAGDNYGSCPPSVPAVGTHLTIPNYSGSSYAQTLGAVEANQSGPKSIVVPEGKTVYDIHVSSIRLVNGGTLYIDMPAGGRITRIFVDNFETFQAGSSIRVRYKQADGSYKVVPNKSYTGNVLFYSPNKIVFDALGQNDTLQGNFLSADEIRIKQHMNLAGQLLAENIYIDAEFSGEFIYVPFNPSKVTAKGMGEMWENKGKQEMSITLSKTTISDVHLNYCFVFDGDNSKNRTNSTEAEANRASVEDLENTTGVPLCGSGSATLSISAGAISPSTKVMLPILFDNVDEYDEYFTFRVLSIDGAVVELPDGTTGLQGDLNVVIHDVPRSPKSKDTTFKAIEDNVFLFEKFPALTSGGAVLESYKVKIEKLPGQGTLTLAGVAVAEGDEISSESLTTLAYSAPQDKFGEAYATFKFRVIDGNGYKSDNAYTATIDVAPVNDAPVARDTTITFGEVSKTRKGVIPVNNIDVDDTEFTFSFDATNANYAKVNSLYTINSSTGVISVKSGKTLNYESTDSVLVIPVIVTDKASTTGGVGKLAGTSVVTIKIIDENENPVINPQTFKVDENSPNGKVVGTVVATDPDRSTVSFGKLTYSIPVNDDSNTSNDVPFAINTNTGVITVSDVTKLDYETSPTFNITVKVVDGGGKSATAVVTIDLNDLNEKPQWDDGKDIYEVFENTANATVIAKIEIVDPDASDKADVNQFIATLADKKTSTADGRLRAQDLFGIAVAKDTSTGKIYTVISVTNQAKLNYEAIDTVFNVTLTLTNHAGATDAKTLTLDRQIKVKDENEKPAVANKTFNIKENPKVGSSVGTVTGTDPDTYNAVYSKLTYSLFDAAGFAGLSSSFKINRNTGAITVADSTQLNFEKYSSIKIGVQVVDGGNLKAAGTVTINISNINEKPEIGCKSGDSNCNGPFKVNENSKTGTPIHEFVVSDVDAGDLESVTASIKDNGSTGADSLFSVTLEGGILTIVVKDSVKLDYEKVNPAHEVVVTVIDAGGLTDTIIRIINVIDVNEEPTVADAEFTIEENLAVGDSVGVVQASDPDVKNSDYGTLYYSLFDDAATTPNASKWFDIDSNGKLTVKDNTHLNYEEDSVIVVKVRVTDKIYSDTATVTVHLSDVNEPPFIDPDDDPDIPPDDKKCVANCDEKPTDPDDPKIPTYEIKENVPTKTVVFAYVVKDVDAGDLAELTPTLKDNKGTGVDSLFDVVIEDLTDTSRRVVVFVRDSAKLNFENVEPSHSVTVIVKDPDGSADSLVCVINVVDVNEKPTVADAEFKIDENLAVGDSVGKVDASDPDVKNAAFGTLYYSLFDDPTTTPGASKWFDIDSNGKVAVKDNKHLNYEEDSVIVVKVRVTDKTYSDTATVTVHLNDVNETPKIIPDDDDDGDDDEKDKCVANCDNGDDEKGTPGSDKNLTVSVNENVPTGTPVIAYYVEDEDAGDVAQLVPSIVDNKKTGVDSLFTVDLQKEGDRYKVVVSVKDSAKLDYEKVERLHDLTIVVEDPDGSRDSVVRRIVVNDVNENPIVNKQEFVILEHTKSDTVLGKLEWDDIDLVEKFRDNVFSVIGGDSAEFAIAEDGTISAKHEFDYEIGWVDDSTWFGFGWEGAKDYTRRDTVFTLIVALTDRRDPTLKDTTEVVVHVHNVFEPPHLTTTELAVPENSKDSTKIGTLEGVDLDGPYTVFSYELADSSDYVYVAPNGDVFVKDSTLFDFENIKSFDIKVRIQDPDGSASVGTVTIKITDVNEAPKLDNTTFEVAEDADKGTVVDTVKAKDPDVNNPEFSKLTYALVGESDVFEVKPDGSIVVIGELDYETTPVYTIQVSVNDGEFTDTADVTIKVTNVVERSYVEITKAESSDTSWVKPDTIYTNKTELEVFWRECANEKRLENCNVQQETSTLKEGKNVIIKTYQDPTTDKPGADTLIVYYSNSAPTVTVSASVDAIKAKNIYSIVEQTDAADTNVYVNETKNEVTVTVKDPVTKTDTTFVIKVDLADTVTVPSNTYSTLSSIAESGVALNLDPESKVVRVPDNGNVVKVHYAEKVNGKSVVVHYVTDNDGEVLKTPVENSKGQVDSIEVITVSYDMTIGGKKVTVSYQADAITGAALYKDAEGNLMTASAAESNSKKVDAGMFSVTYEAESDGTALQVAYVVNEKGNLVKNATGDLGYSVSYTYVNVYGNASTGAVFIVLDQIGPKVEIISPVDGDIVYTNFINVVWTVNGVEQDSLNLQGLDKGANVIVRYYQDKAGNIAADTIFVVMKNAKDVAISIEKPVTILNADSVQKYYADNPPKEGQNFAVSLLNVKTQKEKETLIGGSFENKEGSGEEPYAGLGTHLGPTLGVDVKLPVISAVGGLATLDDLIDDDGLVFLEDVEAGEKMPVAEYVNEYCTEEFADSYDSDFSKNSLYKTVIKVKIWIYTSLGGFVDYFTFKQSLDDPDFVDESGLLKMYFEMKPDKNGDVRTISGRLYSTGAYVYKTEVEINSTLQCTLYPKKPNNDQQKGMKRKSSDELLKPFGYKRPEKR